The following are encoded in a window of Halosolutus halophilus genomic DNA:
- a CDS encoding IMPACT family protein: MSETYRTVAAPATAQFVVQGSEFIGHVRPVDSVEAAEAFVDAIAAEYDDATHNVPAYRVRADGDMLREYASDAGEPSGSAGKPALNVLTQQEIENCAVVVTRYYGGTNLGVGGLVRAYSRAVKEAVDGAGVVEERPHERVSITVAYDDSGTVRGILESEGYEFEADYEEVVSFDVRVPVAAADDLRDRLRSATSGRVDLD; encoded by the coding sequence GTGAGCGAGACCTATCGGACCGTCGCAGCACCAGCGACGGCGCAGTTCGTCGTGCAGGGCTCGGAGTTCATCGGCCACGTCCGACCCGTCGACTCCGTCGAGGCCGCGGAGGCGTTCGTCGACGCCATCGCGGCGGAGTACGACGACGCCACGCACAACGTGCCCGCCTACCGGGTCCGGGCCGACGGCGACATGCTCCGGGAGTACGCGAGCGACGCGGGCGAACCGTCCGGTTCCGCCGGGAAACCCGCGCTGAACGTGCTCACCCAGCAGGAGATCGAGAACTGCGCGGTCGTCGTCACGCGCTACTACGGCGGGACGAACCTCGGCGTCGGCGGCCTCGTCCGGGCGTACTCCCGGGCGGTCAAGGAGGCCGTCGACGGGGCCGGCGTCGTCGAGGAACGTCCGCACGAGCGCGTCTCGATCACCGTCGCGTACGACGACTCCGGGACGGTACGGGGAATCCTGGAGAGCGAGGGCTACGAGTTCGAGGCCGACTACGAGGAGGTGGTATCGTTCGACGTCCGCGTTCCCGTCGCGGCAGCAGACGACCTCCGCGATCGGCTTCGCAGTGCAACGAGCGGGCGGGTCGACCTCGACTGA